One window from the genome of Streptococcus halotolerans encodes:
- a CDS encoding DUF956 family protein, producing MAQSQNKEVLLQTTGVSYLGMGGKVGKFLIGDVALEYYNDRNVEDYIQIPWTSIQQIGANVTGQKVSRHFEIFTDSGKFLFSSKDSGKILKIARDKIGNDKVVKLPTLIQVITSKFKRQ from the coding sequence ATGGCCCAATCACAAAATAAAGAAGTGTTACTACAAACAACCGGTGTCTCTTACCTTGGTATGGGAGGAAAAGTTGGTAAATTTCTAATCGGCGATGTCGCCTTGGAGTACTATAACGATCGCAATGTCGAAGACTATATCCAAATCCCATGGACTAGCATCCAACAAATTGGTGCTAATGTTACTGGTCAAAAAGTCAGCCGCCACTTCGAAATTTTTACAGATTCTGGAAAGTTTCTCTTCTCATCAAAAGATTCAGGCAAAATCCTCAAGATAGCTCGTGATAAAATCGGTAATGATAAGGTTGTCAAATTACCTACATTAATCCAAGTCATTACTAGTAAGTTCAAACGCCAATAA
- the serS gene encoding serine--tRNA ligase — MLDIKRIRNDFDAVAEKLATRGVAAETLTELKELDAKRRQLLTKSEELKAGRNLASDKIAQAKRNKEDASEQIAAMQKVSAEIKAVDSELADIDEKLTVIITTLPNTPHDSVPVGADEEENVEVRRWGTPRDFDFEPKAHWDLGEDLGILDWERGAKVTGTRFLFYRNLGARLERALYNFMLDEHAKEGYQEVIPPYMVNHDSMFGTGQYPKFKEDTFELSDTPYVLIPTAEVPLTNYYRNEIIDGKELPIKFTAMSPSFRSEAGSAGRDTRGLIRLHQFHKVEMVKFAKPEESYDELEKMTANAENILKKLNLPYRVLALCTGDMGFSAAKTYDLEVWIPAQNAYREISSCSNTEDFQARRAKIRYRDEADGKVKLLHTLNGSGLAVGRTVAAILENYQNEDGSVTIPEVLRPYMGGADVIAPQ, encoded by the coding sequence ATGTTAGATATTAAACGTATTCGCAACGACTTTGATGCTGTTGCAGAAAAATTAGCCACTCGTGGTGTTGCTGCTGAAACATTGACTGAATTAAAAGAACTCGATGCCAAACGTCGGCAACTCTTAACAAAGTCAGAAGAATTAAAAGCTGGACGTAACCTTGCTTCAGATAAAATTGCTCAAGCCAAACGCAATAAAGAGGACGCTTCTGAACAAATTGCTGCTATGCAAAAAGTATCCGCTGAAATTAAAGCTGTTGATAGTGAATTAGCCGATATTGACGAAAAGTTAACAGTCATTATAACAACCTTACCAAATACACCACATGATTCAGTACCCGTTGGAGCTGATGAAGAAGAGAACGTTGAGGTTCGTCGTTGGGGAACACCTCGTGACTTTGACTTCGAACCAAAAGCACACTGGGACCTTGGTGAAGACTTAGGCATTCTTGACTGGGAACGTGGGGCAAAAGTTACCGGAACTCGTTTCCTCTTCTACCGCAACTTAGGTGCTCGTTTAGAGCGTGCCCTCTATAACTTTATGTTAGATGAGCATGCTAAAGAAGGCTATCAAGAAGTCATTCCTCCATACATGGTTAATCATGACTCTATGTTTGGTACAGGACAATATCCAAAATTCAAAGAAGATACTTTCGAACTATCAGACACCCCATATGTCCTCATTCCTACGGCTGAAGTGCCCCTTACTAACTACTACCGCAATGAAATCATTGATGGGAAAGAATTGCCTATCAAGTTCACAGCTATGAGCCCATCATTCCGTTCAGAAGCTGGTTCAGCAGGTCGTGATACCCGTGGATTGATCCGTTTGCACCAATTCCACAAGGTTGAGATGGTAAAATTTGCCAAACCAGAAGAGTCATATGATGAATTGGAAAAAATGACTGCTAACGCTGAAAATATCCTAAAAAAACTCAACTTACCATATCGAGTTCTTGCTCTCTGTACTGGTGATATGGGCTTCTCAGCTGCTAAAACCTACGATTTAGAAGTTTGGATTCCAGCACAAAATGCCTACCGTGAAATTTCATCATGTTCAAACACTGAAGATTTCCAAGCACGTCGTGCCAAAATTCGTTACCGTGATGAAGCAGATGGCAAAGTAAAACTTCTCCACACTCTTAACGGTTCTGGACTTGCTGTCGGACGTACAGTTGCTGCAATTCTTGAAAACTATCAAAACGAAGATGGTTCTGTAACTATCCCTGAAGTGCTTCGTCCATACATGGGCGGCGCTGACGTCATCGCTCCACAATAA
- a CDS encoding Bax inhibitor-1/YccA family protein: MNDNLIYTESQSGLSAFFTKIYSLVGIGIGLSAFVSWLMLYPFKANLVTIITQYSWVYYGAFFAELALVFLASNAARKNTPAALPLFLTYSALNGFTLSFIIVQYVQTTVLQAFVSSALVFFIMAAIGATIKKDLSGMAKALVAALIGIIIASLVNLFIGSGTMSFLISIVSVLIFSGLIAYDNQMIKRVYQQTGGDVQNGWAISMALSLYLDFINLFLNLLRIFGRND; the protein is encoded by the coding sequence ATGAATGATAATCTCATTTACACAGAATCGCAGAGTGGCTTATCAGCCTTCTTTACGAAAATTTATAGTCTTGTTGGTATTGGTATTGGGCTTTCAGCCTTTGTTTCTTGGTTGATGCTTTACCCATTTAAAGCTAACCTTGTCACGATTATAACTCAGTACTCTTGGGTTTACTATGGTGCTTTCTTTGCAGAGTTAGCTTTGGTTTTCTTGGCCTCAAATGCAGCCCGTAAAAATACACCAGCTGCCTTACCCCTCTTTTTAACCTATTCAGCCTTGAACGGCTTTACGCTCAGTTTTATTATTGTTCAATACGTTCAAACAACAGTTCTTCAAGCCTTTGTAAGTTCTGCTCTTGTTTTCTTTATTATGGCAGCCATCGGGGCAACGATTAAAAAAGACCTGTCAGGCATGGCAAAGGCCCTTGTAGCAGCCTTAATTGGTATTATTATTGCCAGTCTGGTTAACCTGTTCATTGGTAGTGGGACGATGAGTTTCTTGATCAGTATTGTTTCTGTTTTGATTTTCTCCGGTTTGATTGCTTACGATAATCAAATGATTAAGCGCGTTTACCAGCAAACAGGCGGTGATGTTCAAAATGGGTGGGCTATCTCAATGGCGCTTAGCCTATATTTGGACTTCATTAACTTGTTCCTAAATCTTTTGCGTATCTTTGGTCGTAACGACTAA
- a CDS encoding DUF960 domain-containing protein produces MAFEKTNARYASFGVATSLPSELIDTLWDILDNYLKSVVPLDSVLTFKLKKSNKGMTYEYHDAKRRLMIAFDYKYLFDPFFPKKLYIVDNNGQQTILLAHELNQL; encoded by the coding sequence ATGGCCTTTGAAAAAACAAACGCTCGTTACGCGAGCTTCGGTGTTGCCACCAGTTTACCCAGCGAATTGATTGATACCTTATGGGATATTTTGGACAACTATTTAAAATCAGTTGTTCCTTTAGATAGTGTTCTCACCTTTAAACTTAAAAAATCTAACAAAGGCATGACCTATGAATACCATGATGCCAAAAGAAGGCTGATGATTGCTTTTGATTACAAGTATCTCTTTGATCCTTTTTTTCCTAAAAAGCTCTATATCGTGGATAATAATGGGCAACAAACTATCTTACTAGCCCATGAACTGAATCAGTTATAG
- a CDS encoding DUF402 domain-containing protein has translation MKLPKEGDFITIQSYKHDGSLHRTWRDTMVLKTTENAIIGVNDHTLVTEHDGRRWVTREPAIVYFHKKYWFNIIAMIRDNGISYYCNLASPYVLDQEALKYIDYDLDVKVFADGEKKLLDVDEYEIHKREMQYSSDIDFILKKNVRILVDWINNHKGPFSQSYVNIWYKRYLELKKR, from the coding sequence ATGAAATTACCAAAAGAAGGCGACTTTATTACAATTCAAAGTTATAAACATGATGGTAGTTTGCACCGCACTTGGCGTGATACTATGGTACTCAAAACAACGGAAAATGCAATTATTGGTGTGAACGATCACACGCTTGTGACAGAGCATGATGGTCGTCGTTGGGTTACTCGCGAACCCGCCATTGTCTATTTCCACAAGAAGTATTGGTTCAATATCATTGCAATGATTCGAGATAATGGCATTTCTTATTATTGCAATCTTGCCAGTCCTTACGTTCTAGACCAGGAAGCTCTCAAATACATCGACTATGATTTAGACGTCAAAGTCTTTGCGGACGGAGAAAAAAAACTTCTGGATGTCGATGAATATGAAATTCATAAGCGAGAAATGCAGTATTCGTCTGATATTGATTTCATTCTAAAAAAGAATGTTAGAATTTTAGTGGATTGGATTAATAACCATAAAGGACCATTTTCACAGTCTTACGTTAATATCTGGTACAAACGCTATCTTGAGCTGAAGAAGCGTTAA
- the recX gene encoding recombination regulator RecX has product MKITKIEKKKRLYLLELDETEKLYITEDTIVRFMLSKGMTISEKELDEIRQFAQFSYGKNLALYFLSFKQRTEKEVRDYLHKHEIDSAIIPQVIDNLKADKWIDDKQFVMSTVEQNLSSGDKGSFVIKQKLRQKGISSTTIDSVMSDYDFTEVAERVAQKLLRKYDGKLAFKALKDKLSQSLTNKGFSYQEAKLAIETLDLEKDEETEEELIYQELEKQYRKYSRKYDGYDLNQRLTQALARKGYDFDTIRSALRDYL; this is encoded by the coding sequence ATGAAAATCACAAAAATTGAAAAGAAAAAGCGTCTCTATCTGTTAGAACTTGATGAGACAGAGAAGCTCTATATTACTGAAGATACAATCGTTCGCTTTATGTTGAGTAAAGGTATGACGATTTCAGAGAAAGAACTTGACGAGATTCGTCAGTTTGCTCAATTTTCTTATGGAAAAAATCTGGCTCTTTATTTCCTTTCGTTCAAACAAAGAACAGAAAAAGAAGTTAGGGATTATCTCCATAAACATGAGATTGATTCGGCTATCATCCCCCAAGTGATTGATAATCTTAAAGCCGATAAATGGATCGATGATAAGCAGTTTGTAATGTCAACAGTTGAGCAAAATCTATCAAGTGGTGATAAGGGAAGTTTTGTGATCAAGCAGAAACTCAGGCAAAAAGGCATCTCTAGCACAACTATTGATAGCGTTATGTCAGATTATGACTTTACAGAGGTTGCTGAGCGCGTCGCGCAGAAACTGTTACGCAAGTATGATGGCAAACTAGCTTTTAAAGCCCTAAAAGACAAACTCAGCCAAAGCCTAACTAACAAAGGATTTTCCTACCAAGAAGCTAAACTCGCCATTGAAACGCTAGACTTAGAAAAGGATGAGGAAACTGAGGAAGAACTTATCTACCAAGAGTTGGAGAAACAATACCGAAAATACAGCCGAAAATATGATGGCTATGATCTAAACCAACGGTTAACTCAGGCGCTCGCTAGAAAAGGGTACGATTTTGATACCATTCGGTCAGCTTTAAGGGACTATTTGTAG
- the rlmD gene encoding 23S rRNA (uracil(1939)-C(5))-methyltransferase RlmD, which translates to MGINGEGIGFYKKTLVFVRGALKGEEVFCQVTSVKRNFVEAKILDINKKSKFRVIPQCPIYEACGGCQIMHLRYDKQLDFKVDLLKQALKKFKPAGYENYEIRPTLGMDKPQHYRAKLQFQTRSFGGSVKAGLYAEGSHRLVALEDCLVQDRLTQEIINKITNLLDKHKVPIYNERKIQGVRTVMVRKAEATDQVQIIFIASKWVNLTALIKDLIVVYPQIKTVAFNLNTSKSSEIYGQDTEILWGQDAIEEEVLNYGFQLSPRAFYQLNPEQTEVLYGEAVKALDVTPEDHLIDAYCGVGTIGFAFADKVKSVRGMDIIPEAIEDAKENARRMGFDNTHYEAGKAEEIIPKWYRDGYRADALVVDPPRTGLDEALLKTIVKYQPNKMVYVSCNVSTLARDLVQLTKVYDVAYIQSVDMFPHTARTEAVVKLIRKQ; encoded by the coding sequence ATGGGTATCAATGGCGAAGGGATCGGCTTTTATAAGAAAACCTTAGTCTTTGTACGTGGAGCCTTGAAAGGCGAGGAAGTCTTTTGCCAGGTCACTTCGGTTAAACGTAATTTTGTCGAAGCAAAGATTTTGGACATCAATAAAAAGTCCAAATTCCGAGTTATTCCCCAATGTCCTATTTATGAGGCTTGTGGTGGCTGTCAAATCATGCACTTGCGCTATGATAAGCAGCTGGATTTCAAAGTAGATTTACTCAAACAAGCTCTTAAGAAATTTAAACCAGCAGGTTATGAAAACTATGAGATACGTCCGACCTTGGGTATGGATAAGCCGCAGCACTATCGCGCTAAATTGCAGTTTCAAACCCGCTCGTTTGGTGGTTCTGTCAAAGCAGGACTCTATGCAGAAGGTAGCCATCGTTTGGTTGCTTTAGAAGATTGTTTGGTTCAAGACAGGCTAACGCAAGAAATCATTAACAAAATTACTAATCTTCTAGACAAGCACAAAGTGCCCATTTACAATGAACGAAAAATCCAGGGTGTGAGGACTGTTATGGTGCGTAAGGCAGAAGCTACTGATCAGGTCCAAATCATCTTCATTGCTAGCAAGTGGGTTAATTTAACTGCCCTCATTAAAGATTTGATTGTAGTTTATCCTCAGATAAAAACAGTCGCTTTTAATCTTAATACTTCAAAATCCAGTGAGATTTACGGCCAAGACACCGAAATACTTTGGGGGCAAGATGCCATTGAAGAAGAAGTTCTCAATTATGGTTTCCAGTTATCCCCAAGAGCCTTCTATCAGCTGAATCCAGAGCAGACGGAAGTGCTTTATGGAGAAGCTGTCAAAGCGCTTGATGTGACTCCTGAAGATCATTTGATAGATGCCTACTGTGGTGTTGGAACAATTGGTTTTGCCTTTGCGGATAAGGTGAAAAGCGTGCGCGGTATGGATATTATCCCAGAAGCCATTGAAGATGCGAAAGAAAACGCACGTCGCATGGGATTTGACAACACCCACTACGAAGCAGGAAAAGCAGAAGAAATCATACCTAAATGGTATCGTGATGGCTATCGAGCTGACGCCCTTGTTGTGGACCCACCGCGGACTGGTTTAGATGAAGCTCTCCTCAAAACCATCGTCAAATATCAACCGAATAAAATGGTTTACGTCTCTTGTAACGTCTCTACCTTAGCGCGTGATTTGGTGCAGTTGACGAAAGTTTATGATGTGGCTTATATTCAAAGCGTAGATATGTTTCCGCACACAGCAAGGACAGAGGCAGTTGTTAAGTTAATTCGAAAACAATGA
- a CDS encoding PTS system mannose/fructose/sorbose family transporter subunit IID yields MTENQIKLSKADRQKVWFRSQFLQGSWNYERMQNLGWAYSLVPAIKKLYTTKEDRAAALERHMEFFNTHPYVAAPILGVTLALEEEKANGTDIDDTAIQGVKIGMMGPLAGIGDPVFWFTVRPILGALGASLAQAGNIMGPIIFFVAWNAIRMAFLWYTQEFGYKSGKEITKDMSGGILQDITKGASILGMFILAVLVERWVSINFTVDLPATKLAKGAYVEFPKGNVTGAELQGILGQAMSGLSLTPEKTNSLQGQLDSLIPGLMGLILTFVCMWLLKKKVSPITMIIGLFVLGVLARLAGIM; encoded by the coding sequence ATGACTGAAAATCAAATTAAATTATCAAAAGCAGATCGCCAAAAAGTATGGTTCCGTTCACAATTCCTTCAAGGATCTTGGAACTACGAGCGTATGCAAAACTTAGGTTGGGCTTACTCACTCGTTCCAGCCATCAAAAAGCTATATACCACAAAAGAAGACCGTGCTGCAGCTCTTGAGCGTCACATGGAATTCTTTAACACTCACCCATATGTTGCTGCTCCTATTCTTGGTGTGACACTTGCACTTGAGGAAGAAAAAGCAAACGGTACTGACATCGACGATACCGCTATCCAAGGGGTTAAAATCGGTATGATGGGACCTCTTGCTGGTATCGGTGACCCTGTATTCTGGTTTACTGTTCGTCCTATCCTTGGTGCTCTCGGTGCTTCGCTTGCGCAAGCAGGAAACATCATGGGACCAATCATCTTCTTTGTAGCATGGAATGCTATCCGTATGGCTTTCCTATGGTACACACAAGAATTTGGTTACAAATCAGGTAAAGAAATCACTAAAGACATGTCTGGTGGTATCCTTCAAGACATCACTAAAGGAGCTTCTATCCTCGGTATGTTCATCCTTGCCGTGCTGGTAGAGCGTTGGGTGTCTATCAACTTCACCGTAGACTTGCCTGCTACAAAATTAGCAAAAGGGGCTTATGTCGAGTTTCCTAAAGGAAATGTTACTGGTGCAGAACTTCAAGGTATTCTAGGTCAAGCGATGAGTGGACTTAGCCTCACACCTGAAAAAACAAATTCATTGCAAGGTCAATTAGATTCATTGATCCCTGGATTGATGGGACTCATTCTTACATTTGTATGTATGTGGTTGCTTAAGAAAAAAGTATCCCCTATTACAATGATTATTGGTCTTTTCGTACTTGGTGTTCTCGCTCGCCTTGCAGGTATCATGTAA
- a CDS encoding acyltransferase translates to MEKRNYNAGIDFLRIFAMFMIVVTHVLGKGGVRDSVAGTVDLHFIQTWVIQASVYVAVNCYALISGYVGFRSHFKYSKVVNLWLQVAFYSIGITLFFLLLGKDIGASDWLGAFFPVIRGQYWYVTAYFGLMLTMPFLNIALPRMGLSDLGKMIATGFMVFSLLPVLLDTSVSEFSLSKGFSMTWLVLLYVVGAFLARIDLKKYNKPLILIGIYALSIAATLILKYAVSEKWYWYTSPTITLGALALFVLFVNLNISPSSPLVKFIRFFAPATFGVYLVHLHPLVVKFAMRDFAENFVDQSPLVFPMIILGVSFLIFLASILVEKMRIWLFKTLQVARFSAKIDDWLTFKNKVKKI, encoded by the coding sequence ATGGAAAAGAGAAATTATAATGCAGGAATTGATTTTTTAAGGATTTTTGCCATGTTTATGATTGTTGTGACGCATGTTCTAGGTAAAGGAGGAGTTCGCGATTCTGTTGCTGGTACAGTGGACCTCCATTTCATACAGACATGGGTTATTCAAGCCAGTGTCTACGTTGCTGTGAATTGCTACGCTTTGATTAGCGGCTATGTTGGTTTTCGCTCCCATTTTAAGTATTCAAAAGTGGTTAATTTATGGCTTCAAGTAGCTTTTTATTCCATCGGTATCACCTTATTTTTCCTTCTCTTAGGTAAGGATATTGGAGCTAGTGATTGGTTGGGGGCTTTTTTCCCAGTCATTAGGGGGCAATATTGGTATGTTACCGCCTATTTTGGACTGATGTTGACTATGCCATTCTTAAATATTGCTCTTCCGAGGATGGGGTTGTCGGACCTAGGTAAAATGATTGCGACTGGTTTTATGGTCTTCTCATTACTGCCGGTATTACTGGATACCAGCGTTTCGGAATTTTCTTTATCTAAAGGATTTAGTATGACCTGGTTAGTTTTGCTTTATGTCGTTGGAGCTTTTTTAGCACGGATTGACTTAAAAAAATACAATAAACCTCTCATCTTGATAGGTATTTATGCTTTATCAATTGCAGCAACCCTTATTTTGAAGTATGCTGTTAGTGAGAAGTGGTACTGGTATACCTCGCCAACGATTACTTTAGGAGCGCTAGCTCTCTTTGTTCTATTTGTTAATTTGAATATCTCACCATCAAGTCCATTAGTCAAATTCATTAGGTTCTTTGCACCAGCAACCTTTGGTGTTTATTTGGTTCATCTGCATCCCTTAGTTGTTAAATTTGCCATGCGTGATTTTGCAGAAAATTTTGTGGACCAGTCTCCACTGGTCTTTCCAATGATAATATTAGGCGTTAGTTTCCTAATCTTCTTAGCCTCTATCTTAGTTGAAAAAATGAGGATTTGGCTTTTTAAAACCCTTCAAGTGGCAAGATTTTCCGCTAAAATTGATGATTGGTTGACCTTCAAAAATAAAGTCAAAAAAATATAA